Proteins encoded by one window of Ursus arctos isolate Adak ecotype North America unplaced genomic scaffold, UrsArc2.0 scaffold_22, whole genome shotgun sequence:
- the LOC123000336 gene encoding LOW QUALITY PROTEIN: mitochondrial calcium uniporter regulator 1-like (The sequence of the model RefSeq protein was modified relative to this genomic sequence to represent the inferred CDS: inserted 1 base in 1 codon) — protein sequence MCNKWNSYVAGRNAKCLLPTGSDSAQDPPSFPSKSRQAAGASRKGLPGGAWAIGAFRLCHSQVAALASSRTELSLSAGSLQLEQKRRDFASXGDEQLYFDSHALACLLEENGFTTQQAEIPVSALVKIMDTNMDIVYKDMVTRMQQEIAVQQIMSQTTDVKKDIILEKSEFSAFRAENEKINLEPHQLKQVMDEVIKVQIDTKLDFDLEKSTVRELYSLNERKLLGVRTEMVSVHAQQDQAAAQTNRKTDTKVTGLKTMLGSHKLDNTKYLAGSVSMCLIGALGFYHLWI from the exons ATGTGTAACAAATGGAACTCCTATGTggctggcaggaatgcaaaatg CCTCTTGCCCACTGGGAGTGACAGTGCCCAGGACCCTCCATCCTTTCCCTCCAAATCCAGGCAGGCTGCTGGGGCCTCAAGGAAAGGCCTGCCTGGAGGTGCCTGGGCCATCGGCGCCTTCCGCCTGTGCCACAGCCAAGTGGCTGCCCTTGCTTCCTCCAGGACAGAACTAAGCCTTTCTGCTGGGAGTCTGCAGCTGGAGCAGAAAAGGAGAGACTTCGCCT TGGGGGACGAGCAGCTCTACTTTGACAGCCACGCCTTAGCGTGTTTACTCGAAGAAAATGGGTTCACAACCCAGCAAGCAGAAATCCCTGTCTCTGCATTGGTCAAGATCATGGACACCAACATGGACATTGTCTACAAGGATATGGTCACCAGAATGCAACAGGAGATCGCTGTTCAGCAAATAATGTCTCAGACTACAGATGtgaaaaaagacattattttggAGAAGAGTGAATTTTCAGCCTTCagagcagaaaatgagaaaataaacctTGAACCACATCAGTTAAAACAAGTCATGGATGAAGTAATCAAAGTCCAAATAGATACCAAATTAGACTTCGATCTGGAAAAGAGCACAGTGCGAGAACTGTATTCGTTGAATGAAAGGAAGCTGCTGGGAGTGAGGACAGAAATGGTGTCAGTGCATGCCCAGCAAGATCAGGCTGCCGCCCAAACAAACAGGAAGACAGACACTAAGGTCACTGGCCTCAAAACTATGCTGGGATCGCACAAGCTCGATAACACTAAATATTTAGCAGGGTCTGTATCTATGTGTCTAATAGGAGCTCTGGGATTTTATCACCTGTGGATATAG